One window of the Longimicrobium sp. genome contains the following:
- a CDS encoding phage tail protein produces the protein MSDQFVAEIRIFPFNFPPTGWAFCDGQLMPISQNTALFSLLGTVYGGDGKSTFALPDLQGSTPVQPGQGQGLSERILGEQSGVESITLLVSEIPVHTHSLRASIEPGDNSVPGPNIALCTSTGAFAYVGGSPATAPMAFQALPPAGGGLPHNNMQPYLTLNFCIALQGIFPQRP, from the coding sequence ATGTCCGACCAGTTCGTTGCGGAGATCCGCATCTTTCCGTTCAACTTCCCGCCGACGGGGTGGGCGTTCTGCGATGGGCAGCTGATGCCCATCTCGCAGAACACCGCGCTCTTCTCCCTCCTTGGCACGGTATACGGGGGCGACGGGAAGTCGACCTTCGCGCTTCCCGACCTGCAGGGCTCTACGCCGGTGCAGCCCGGCCAGGGCCAGGGCCTTTCGGAGCGTATCCTGGGTGAGCAGTCGGGTGTCGAGTCGATCACCCTGCTGGTGTCGGAGATCCCGGTCCACACGCACTCGCTGCGTGCCTCGATCGAGCCGGGCGACAACAGCGTTCCGGGCCCGAACATCGCGCTCTGCACCTCGACGGGTGCGTTCGCCTACGTGGGAGGAAGCCCGGCCACCGCCCCCATGGCGTTCCAGGCGCTGCCGCCCGCGGGCGGGGGGCTGCCGCACAACAACATGCAGCCGTACCTGACGCTGAACTTCTGCATTGCACTGCAGGGAATCTTCCCGCAGCGTCCGTAG
- a CDS encoding phage tail protein — MSEPFLSEIKIVSFNFPPKGWALCNGQFLPINQNQALFALLGTTYGGNGQTTFALPNLRGRLPIHMGSGHTLGEAAGSTSVTVNIQQLATHMHALMATDQNGAIANPTNAYLGAVNNMYGQATSLTTMNQGSVTSVGGSQPHNNMMPYLVLNFIIALQGIFPSQN, encoded by the coding sequence ATGTCGGAACCCTTCCTGAGCGAGATCAAGATCGTCTCGTTCAACTTTCCACCCAAGGGATGGGCGCTCTGTAACGGCCAGTTTTTGCCGATCAATCAGAACCAGGCGCTGTTCGCCCTCCTCGGGACCACGTACGGCGGCAACGGACAGACAACGTTCGCGTTGCCCAATCTGCGGGGAAGGCTTCCCATCCACATGGGTAGCGGCCACACGCTGGGAGAAGCCGCGGGGAGCACCAGCGTCACGGTCAACATCCAGCAGCTCGCCACGCACATGCACGCCCTGATGGCCACGGATCAGAACGGGGCGATCGCGAACCCGACGAATGCCTACCTCGGGGCGGTCAACAACATGTACGGCCAAGCCACGAGCCTCACGACCATGAACCAGGGCTCGGTCACCAGCGTGGGCGGGAGCCAGCCCCACAACAACATGATGCCGTACCTGGTGCTGAACTTCATCATCGCGCTCCAGGGCATCTTCCCCTCCCAGAACTGA
- the rplU gene encoding 50S ribosomal protein L21: MYAIIRIGGHQYRAEPGKTIRVQSLETEAGQTVQFGEVLLGADGDTIKVGTPVLSGASVSAEVVRHGRGEKIIIFKHKRRKNYRRKQGHRQGFTEVRVNDINLG; the protein is encoded by the coding sequence ATGTACGCCATCATCCGCATCGGCGGCCACCAGTATCGCGCCGAGCCCGGCAAGACCATCCGCGTCCAGTCCCTCGAGACCGAGGCGGGGCAGACGGTCCAGTTCGGCGAGGTGCTCCTGGGCGCCGACGGCGACACCATCAAGGTGGGCACGCCGGTCCTGAGTGGCGCTTCGGTTTCGGCCGAGGTGGTGCGCCACGGCCGCGGCGAGAAGATCATCATCTTCAAGCACAAGCGCCGCAAGAACTACCGCCGCAAGCAGGGGCACCGGCAGGGGTTCACCGAGGTGCGCGTGAACGACATCAACCTCGGCTGA
- a CDS encoding dockerin type I domain-containing protein, with protein sequence MLRNLSRFLLVLGAAVLATAPGLSAQTGGQPVRGDVDGDGRVTAADARIVADYLVGRTVPAGIDVAARGDVNGDGRVTAADAAIINAYAAGRENAKRFPVGTPITTVPNPDGLAAFVCGADVRARTVTCEAPKNGNVRGATIGGQHENVEIASSNIASTLNGSTYDFSFDVTLKNLVPQKLGTEDGLTADSIHVFFFTPPTADAGTGQITVDSAGIGTFTASNQTYYSYPGLLADSATTPVRRWFFKIPDSVTHFQFLLYVDAKLQFPSGWVDIYPPTHAPSPYLVPTNTLAAGATLQLEDTVRNHLGHVVTGQAVTWSITGHGAATVNASTGLVTAGAPGVDTVTATSGSRTGRVEIVVTAGAPASMIKKPGHDSTTVVAGNNVPADSLPTVKVTDSGGHPVPNVAVTFTLSPDSGSLANGSSTGSFVIDSTDAAGEASVTGWTLVHTAGVYNVIASSPGLTDVTFTSTVKHGAPASMAKVPGHDNASAVVNTGVHADSLPSVLVTDTYGNPVPGVGVTFAVASGGGSVTGGSQTTNASGIATVGSWTVGTTAGANTVNATSAGLSTLTFTATGRPGDPANIEKTAGDLQTGTAGSPVAIPPAVHVTDAFNNDVPGATINFTVIGGGGSTTVASPTTDAFGKAAVGSWTLGSGPTTNQLQAAAAVGTAAPDTFTAYIPPVAATDLSQAMGNQLLPSSFVPNVLANDVTINGGSLTVTTLDSLTTARNGRVIITAAGAATFVPAAGVTGRDSVQYTINDGHVSASGWLKFAFIGKVWHVDQSYAGAAGAADGRDFRPFTSISAAEAVAGLNDTILVHTGGGLTTGGTLKNGQTLRGQGHTAPFTATINGQSLTLLPMGVAPQVGGLTLGNGNTLRGFRVVNASGFGLTGASIGTLSLGELAINATGGPALDITGGTVVGIGGTGAAVLDSVRSTNSTSSGIALTNVGGTLTINGGTASAITNPTGAAVSISGSNPTFNFPGAISKTNGAGTGINLSGMTGGSASFTGPSIALTTGSGTAINLSSVSGPVTFSSPSVVLSTGSGAGVNMSSVTGTVSFVDSVKVTTGSGNGISATGGGTLTIAGTHNSISSTGGIALNVSGTTIGGTGLNFRSISANGGSNGIVLSSTGAGGLTVSGSGTTGSGGTISNTTGADGAVAGNGIYLSNAQNVSLSWMALNNHGNHAIYGSSVTGFTMNKTRITGTNGSSTATDDGSVSFDNLLGSASITNSYVDGGFEDNVRVVNNTGTLNRLVMTSDTVGFNGTSGNDGVNIAGFSSAVVNATVQNSRFTGSRANNISYVMNESSSGDVLISGNTLTNTHPNKLGSDFGIYVAHASTGAVTYSVTANSVNGAGGSGIEVDRGAGGTGAMTGSITNNTVGTAGVSNSGSSGGSAIFVGLVSTTETATHTTTITGNTVRQFTNYGLRIVNRGATASYLNASVKSNNVAEPSPNAATGLFPTSGIRFELGNVTGDTGKSCLDVASNVINQTGTNGGVELRIFGRFLTKTALPGLGLAGASSDPNTFLNSKNTITVPAGGTAVNATSTNAFQSTCPPA encoded by the coding sequence ATGCTTCGCAACCTGAGCAGATTCCTGCTGGTCCTGGGCGCGGCCGTTCTGGCCACCGCCCCGGGCCTTTCCGCGCAGACCGGCGGCCAGCCGGTGCGCGGCGACGTGGACGGCGACGGCCGCGTGACCGCGGCCGACGCCCGCATCGTCGCCGACTACCTGGTGGGCCGCACGGTCCCCGCCGGCATCGACGTGGCCGCGCGCGGCGACGTGAACGGCGACGGCCGCGTGACCGCGGCCGACGCCGCGATCATCAACGCCTACGCCGCCGGCCGCGAAAACGCGAAGCGCTTCCCGGTGGGCACGCCCATAACCACGGTGCCGAACCCCGACGGGCTCGCCGCCTTCGTCTGCGGCGCCGACGTCCGCGCCCGCACCGTCACCTGCGAGGCTCCGAAAAACGGCAACGTGCGCGGAGCGACCATCGGCGGCCAGCACGAGAACGTGGAGATCGCCTCGTCGAACATCGCCTCGACGCTCAACGGCTCGACCTACGACTTCAGCTTCGACGTCACGCTGAAGAACCTCGTCCCGCAGAAGCTGGGGACGGAGGACGGGCTGACCGCGGACTCGATCCACGTCTTCTTCTTCACGCCCCCCACCGCCGACGCCGGGACCGGGCAGATCACGGTCGACAGCGCCGGGATCGGCACCTTCACGGCGAGCAACCAGACGTACTACAGCTATCCCGGGCTCCTGGCCGACTCGGCCACCACGCCGGTGCGGCGCTGGTTCTTCAAGATCCCGGATTCGGTCACGCACTTCCAGTTCCTGCTCTACGTAGACGCGAAGCTGCAGTTCCCGTCGGGGTGGGTCGACATCTACCCGCCCACGCACGCGCCGAGCCCCTACCTGGTTCCCACGAACACGCTCGCGGCGGGGGCCACGCTCCAGCTCGAGGACACCGTTCGCAACCACCTCGGGCACGTGGTGACCGGCCAGGCCGTGACCTGGTCCATCACCGGCCACGGCGCCGCCACGGTGAACGCGTCCACCGGGCTGGTGACCGCCGGTGCTCCGGGCGTGGACACCGTCACCGCCACCAGCGGGTCGCGCACGGGCCGCGTGGAGATCGTCGTGACCGCGGGCGCGCCGGCCAGCATGATCAAGAAGCCCGGCCATGACAGCACCACCGTCGTCGCAGGGAACAACGTCCCGGCGGACTCCCTTCCCACTGTCAAGGTCACGGACAGCGGAGGGCACCCCGTACCGAACGTAGCGGTTACCTTCACGCTTTCGCCCGACAGCGGGTCCCTTGCCAATGGATCCAGCACGGGGTCGTTTGTGATCGACAGCACCGATGCCGCGGGCGAAGCGTCGGTTACGGGGTGGACGCTCGTGCATACCGCGGGCGTGTATAATGTGATCGCATCGTCACCCGGGCTCACGGACGTGACCTTCACTTCCACCGTGAAGCATGGTGCGCCGGCCAGCATGGCCAAGGTGCCCGGGCACGACAACGCGAGCGCGGTCGTGAACACCGGCGTGCACGCCGATTCGCTCCCCTCGGTGCTGGTCACCGATACCTACGGCAATCCTGTGCCCGGTGTGGGCGTCACCTTCGCGGTGGCTTCGGGTGGCGGGAGCGTGACGGGCGGCAGCCAGACCACGAACGCCTCCGGTATCGCAACGGTGGGGAGCTGGACCGTCGGCACTACCGCCGGAGCCAACACGGTGAATGCCACGTCGGCGGGCCTCAGCACGCTGACCTTTACGGCAACCGGGCGGCCAGGCGATCCGGCGAACATCGAGAAGACCGCGGGCGACTTGCAGACCGGCACCGCAGGCTCGCCGGTGGCGATTCCGCCGGCGGTGCACGTGACCGACGCATTCAACAACGATGTTCCGGGCGCCACCATCAACTTCACCGTAATCGGCGGAGGTGGAAGCACCACGGTAGCTTCTCCCACGACTGATGCCTTCGGGAAAGCAGCGGTGGGGAGCTGGACGCTGGGCTCCGGGCCCACGACGAACCAGCTCCAGGCCGCTGCGGCGGTGGGCACCGCTGCGCCGGACACCTTCACGGCGTATATCCCGCCGGTTGCCGCCACGGACCTGTCACAGGCGATGGGGAACCAGTTGCTGCCCAGCAGCTTCGTTCCAAACGTTCTTGCGAACGACGTCACGATCAACGGCGGCTCGCTGACGGTCACGACGCTGGACTCACTGACCACTGCCCGTAACGGGCGTGTGATCATCACCGCGGCGGGCGCGGCGACTTTCGTCCCCGCTGCCGGCGTGACCGGCCGCGACAGCGTGCAGTACACGATCAACGACGGGCACGTGTCTGCCAGCGGCTGGCTGAAGTTCGCCTTCATCGGCAAGGTGTGGCACGTCGACCAGTCGTACGCGGGGGCGGCGGGCGCCGCCGACGGCCGCGACTTCCGTCCGTTCACTTCGATCTCGGCCGCCGAGGCGGTGGCGGGGTTGAACGACACGATCCTGGTGCACACCGGCGGCGGCCTGACCACGGGCGGCACGCTCAAGAACGGCCAGACACTGCGTGGCCAAGGGCACACGGCCCCCTTCACGGCCACGATCAACGGCCAGTCGCTGACGCTTCTGCCGATGGGCGTGGCGCCGCAGGTAGGCGGGCTGACGCTCGGGAACGGCAACACGCTGCGTGGCTTCCGCGTGGTGAACGCGTCCGGCTTCGGCCTTACCGGTGCCAGTATCGGCACGCTCTCGCTGGGCGAACTGGCGATCAACGCAACCGGCGGCCCAGCGCTCGACATCACCGGCGGCACCGTGGTGGGAATCGGCGGTACCGGTGCGGCCGTGCTGGACTCGGTGAGATCGACCAACAGCACGAGCAGCGGTATCGCGCTGACGAACGTCGGCGGCACGCTGACGATCAACGGCGGGACGGCGAGCGCGATCACCAACCCGACGGGCGCGGCGGTGAGCATCAGCGGAAGCAACCCGACGTTCAACTTCCCCGGCGCGATCTCGAAGACGAACGGGGCCGGGACGGGGATCAACCTGAGCGGGATGACGGGCGGATCGGCGAGCTTCACGGGCCCGAGCATCGCGCTGACGACGGGGTCGGGGACCGCGATCAACCTGTCGAGCGTGAGCGGGCCGGTGACGTTCAGCAGCCCGAGCGTGGTGCTGAGCACCGGGTCCGGCGCGGGCGTCAACATGTCGAGCGTGACGGGCACGGTGAGCTTCGTGGACTCGGTGAAGGTCACTACCGGCAGCGGCAACGGCATCAGCGCGACTGGCGGCGGGACCCTGACGATCGCCGGGACGCACAACTCGATCAGCTCCACGGGCGGCATCGCGCTGAACGTGAGCGGCACCACGATCGGCGGCACGGGTCTGAACTTCCGCAGCATCAGCGCGAACGGCGGCAGCAACGGGATCGTGCTGAGCAGCACCGGCGCGGGCGGGCTGACGGTGAGCGGGAGCGGCACCACGGGTTCGGGCGGAACGATCTCCAACACCACGGGCGCCGACGGCGCGGTGGCGGGGAACGGGATCTACCTGAGCAACGCGCAGAACGTGAGCCTGAGCTGGATGGCGCTGAACAATCACGGCAACCACGCGATCTATGGTTCGTCGGTGACGGGCTTCACGATGAACAAGACGCGGATCACCGGCACGAACGGGTCGAGCACGGCGACGGACGACGGGAGCGTGTCGTTCGACAACCTGCTGGGCTCGGCCTCGATCACGAACAGCTACGTGGACGGCGGGTTCGAGGACAACGTGCGGGTGGTGAACAACACCGGGACGCTGAACCGCCTTGTCATGACGAGCGACACCGTGGGGTTCAACGGGACGAGCGGTAACGACGGGGTGAACATCGCCGGGTTCAGCTCGGCGGTGGTGAACGCCACGGTGCAGAACAGCCGGTTCACCGGGTCTCGGGCGAACAACATCTCGTACGTGATGAACGAGAGCTCGTCGGGCGACGTGCTGATCAGCGGGAACACGCTGACGAACACGCACCCGAACAAGCTGGGAAGCGACTTCGGGATCTACGTGGCGCACGCGAGCACCGGCGCGGTGACCTACTCGGTGACGGCCAACTCCGTAAACGGCGCTGGCGGGTCGGGGATCGAGGTGGACCGCGGCGCGGGCGGCACGGGCGCGATGACGGGCAGCATCACGAACAATACCGTGGGCACCGCAGGCGTGTCGAACTCGGGCTCATCGGGGGGCTCGGCGATCTTCGTGGGGCTGGTGAGCACCACCGAGACGGCGACGCACACGACGACGATCACCGGGAACACGGTCCGGCAGTTCACGAACTACGGGCTGCGGATCGTGAACCGCGGGGCGACGGCGAGCTACCTGAACGCGTCGGTGAAGAGCAACAATGTGGCGGAGCCGTCGCCGAACGCGGCGACGGGCCTCTTCCCGACGAGCGGGATCCGGTTCGAACTGGGCAACGTGACGGGTGACACCGGGAAGAGCTGCCTGGACGTGGCCTCCAACGTGATCAACCAGACGGGCACCAACGGTGGCGTCGAATTGCGGATCTTCGGACGCTTCCTTACCAAGACGGCGCTTCCGGGCTTGGGGCTCGCCGGCGCGTCGAGCGACCCCAACACCTTCCTGAACAGCAAGAACACGATCACCGTGCCTGCGGGTGGAACCGCGGTGAACGCCACCAGCACCAACGCCTTCCAGAGCACCTGCCCGCCTGCGTGA
- a CDS encoding phage tail protein translates to MAQPYVGEIRMFAGTFAPVGWMFCEGQQLPISENDVLFQLIGTTYGGDGEETFNLPNLASRAPMHMGTGPDGTTYQIGEMAGTEQETLTVQQIPNHTHPLTASTALGNQPNPSGAVLAQTPASINPYIEDTPAVNMAAGAISPAGGSQPHENMQPYLGMNFIISLFGVFPSQT, encoded by the coding sequence ATGGCACAGCCTTACGTGGGCGAGATCCGGATGTTCGCCGGAACCTTCGCGCCCGTCGGATGGATGTTCTGCGAGGGCCAGCAGCTGCCCATATCGGAGAACGACGTTCTGTTCCAGTTGATCGGCACTACCTACGGCGGGGATGGCGAGGAGACGTTCAATCTTCCCAACCTGGCCAGCCGCGCGCCCATGCACATGGGTACCGGCCCCGACGGCACGACATACCAGATCGGCGAGATGGCGGGGACCGAGCAGGAGACGCTGACCGTTCAGCAGATCCCCAATCACACGCACCCGCTGACCGCGAGCACCGCTCTCGGCAACCAGCCGAATCCGAGCGGCGCGGTGCTGGCCCAGACCCCCGCCAGCATCAACCCCTATATCGAAGACACGCCGGCGGTGAACATGGCGGCCGGGGCCATCTCACCGGCGGGTGGAAGCCAGCCGCACGAGAACATGCAGCCCTACCTCGGCATGAACTTCATCATCTCCCTGTTCGGGGTCTTCCCGAGCCAGACCTGA
- a CDS encoding aminotransferase class I/II-fold pyridoxal phosphate-dependent enzyme, giving the protein MSDISPEAPWPPRSAADFPRLSGLPAYVFAQVNAEKAERIAAGEDVIDLGMGNPDLGTPGHIVDEMVAHAADPRHHRYSASRGIHGLREAMAEHYAERYGVTLDPETQVVVTIGAKEGIAHLMLALLENGDTVIVPSPAYPIHYYSVVFAGGHVHSIPLVGDEDGYVVGDALLSAVEAACASTWPRPKALVLSFPNNPTTLSATPELLERAVELCRRERLLLIHDFAYADFSFGDSEPPSLLQVPGAMDVGVEFFSMSKSYCMAGWRVGFCVGNTAMVQALTKIKSYLDYGIFQPIQIAAAHALRSPQECVGETREVYRRRAEALVGALHAAGWAVPEPRATMFVWAPIPGEYVHMGSMEFARHLLREAGVVVSPGVGFGREGEGHVRFALIEPEDRLREAGQRIAKALMRKAA; this is encoded by the coding sequence ATGTCCGACATCTCCCCCGAAGCCCCCTGGCCGCCGCGCAGCGCCGCCGACTTCCCGCGCCTCAGCGGGCTTCCCGCCTACGTCTTCGCGCAGGTGAACGCCGAGAAGGCCGAGCGCATCGCCGCCGGCGAGGACGTGATCGACCTAGGGATGGGAAACCCCGACCTGGGCACCCCCGGCCACATCGTCGACGAGATGGTGGCCCACGCCGCCGACCCCCGGCACCACCGCTACAGCGCCAGCCGCGGCATCCACGGGCTGCGCGAGGCCATGGCCGAGCACTATGCCGAACGCTACGGCGTGACGCTCGATCCGGAGACGCAGGTCGTCGTCACCATCGGCGCCAAGGAGGGGATCGCGCACCTGATGCTGGCGCTGCTGGAGAACGGCGACACCGTCATCGTCCCCTCGCCCGCGTACCCCATCCACTACTACTCCGTGGTCTTCGCCGGCGGGCACGTGCACTCCATCCCCCTGGTGGGCGACGAGGACGGCTACGTGGTGGGCGACGCGCTCCTCTCGGCCGTCGAGGCGGCGTGCGCCTCCACCTGGCCGCGGCCGAAGGCGCTCGTGCTCTCCTTTCCCAACAACCCCACCACGCTCAGCGCCACCCCGGAGCTGCTGGAGCGCGCGGTGGAGCTGTGCAGGCGCGAGCGGCTGCTGCTGATCCACGACTTCGCTTACGCCGACTTCTCGTTCGGCGACAGCGAGCCGCCCAGCCTTCTCCAGGTTCCCGGCGCCATGGACGTGGGCGTGGAGTTCTTCTCCATGTCCAAGAGCTACTGCATGGCCGGGTGGCGCGTGGGCTTCTGCGTGGGCAACACGGCCATGGTGCAGGCGCTCACCAAGATCAAGAGCTACCTGGACTACGGCATCTTCCAGCCCATCCAGATCGCCGCCGCGCACGCGCTGCGCTCGCCGCAGGAGTGCGTGGGCGAGACGCGCGAGGTCTACCGCCGCCGCGCCGAGGCGCTGGTCGGCGCGCTGCACGCCGCGGGGTGGGCCGTCCCCGAGCCGCGCGCCACGATGTTCGTCTGGGCGCCCATCCCCGGCGAGTACGTGCACATGGGAAGCATGGAGTTCGCGCGCCACCTGCTGCGCGAGGCGGGGGTGGTCGTCTCCCCCGGCGTCGGCTTCGGCCGCGAAGGCGAGGGCCACGTGCGCTTCGCCCTCATCGAGCCCGAGGACCGCCTCCGCGAAGCCGGCCAGCGGATCGCGAAGGCGCTGATGCGGAAGGCGGCGTAG
- the rpmA gene encoding 50S ribosomal protein L27, with protein sequence MAHKKGGGSTRNGRDSNAQRLGVKKYGGERVLAGNILVRQRGTKFHAGENVRRANDDTLFAIVDGVVQFGRKDKTRKKVSVIPFEALAADEAQAPEANAD encoded by the coding sequence ATGGCACATAAGAAGGGTGGCGGTTCTACCCGCAACGGCCGCGATTCGAACGCCCAGCGCCTGGGCGTGAAGAAGTACGGCGGCGAGCGCGTGCTGGCCGGCAACATCCTGGTCCGCCAGCGCGGCACCAAGTTCCACGCGGGCGAGAACGTCCGCCGCGCGAACGACGACACGCTCTTCGCGATCGTCGACGGCGTGGTCCAGTTCGGCCGCAAGGACAAGACGCGCAAGAAGGTTTCCGTGATCCCGTTCGAGGCGCTCGCCGCGGACGAGGCGCAGGCCCCCGAGGCCAACGCGGACTGA
- a CDS encoding GNAT family N-acetyltransferase → MMPIDVGSVTLRPITEDDLSFLFLLYASTRVEELAQVPWTDEQKVAFLRQQFGAQHSWWQEHYSGARFDLVLVDRVPVGRLYVDVWEREIRIVDIALVPEYRGGGIGTMLLRRVFDEGDAAGKPVSIHVEVFNPARRLYERLGFVEKGKHGDVYVLMERPAAPAAAPA, encoded by the coding sequence ATGATGCCAATCGACGTGGGATCGGTGACGCTCCGGCCGATCACCGAAGACGACCTTTCGTTCCTCTTCCTTCTGTACGCCAGCACGCGCGTGGAGGAACTGGCGCAGGTGCCCTGGACGGACGAGCAGAAGGTGGCGTTCCTGCGCCAGCAGTTCGGGGCGCAGCACAGCTGGTGGCAGGAGCATTACTCGGGGGCGCGCTTCGACCTCGTCCTGGTGGACCGGGTTCCCGTCGGGCGCCTGTACGTGGACGTGTGGGAGCGCGAGATCCGCATCGTCGACATCGCCCTGGTGCCGGAGTACCGGGGCGGCGGGATCGGGACAATGCTGCTGCGCCGCGTGTTCGACGAGGGCGATGCGGCGGGGAAGCCGGTGAGCATTCACGTGGAGGTGTTCAACCCCGCGCGGCGCCTGTACGAGCGCCTGGGCTTCGTGGAGAAGGGGAAGCACGGGGACGTGTACGTCCTGATGGAGCGTCCTGCCGCCCCCGCCGCGGCCCCGGCCTGA